A genome region from Musa acuminata AAA Group cultivar baxijiao chromosome BXJ3-5, Cavendish_Baxijiao_AAA, whole genome shotgun sequence includes the following:
- the LOC135638679 gene encoding protein FAR1-RELATED SEQUENCE 5-like: MEHSSSEDDELVEDYLDFEDDIKASDVNHQHEEAATSVASSNMALVEQAIENELLAADDGDAKNQVPCLGMEFESDTVARAFYNAYALRLGFGIRVARSRSERRKGVEVMVMKRFVCLKEGHHKKKVTENGTKKKRKRLSIRDGCPAMMEVVRRGPEKWVVTKLVLEHTHMVVSPERVREIQLSRLSGKDREHQDFLKEMRRRLFGEGDAQVLLEYFKRMQAENAGFFYAMQVDNRNCLTNVLWADAKARLSYNYFGDAVTFDTTYRQNKNMIPFAAFTGLNHHGQTVVFGCALMIDKTESSFAWLFETWLTAMFGRHPLSITTDQGKALASAVAKVFPDTCHRLCRWRVLSRCKKKLSDVYRRHPTLHDELKTCINDSTTVETFEVYWRKILDKYNLRENSWLQILYNIRHRWVPAYLRDSFFAELSTTSRVESMNRFYRRNFVRESSLQMFIAKFDQEMDNGYEKEAQEDCASLSTQPILKTDSPMEKQAASIYTRTVFEKFQAELVEALNHYAVKIQDGSMIKYSVGRDGDAHNQYIVFFDEPEKKAYCSCCKYEVSGILCRHVLGLFLACGTILLPEHCILKRWTKKAKSDSVGHEIELEVQNYSQDSPILWYNDLLHYTMKFAERGATSSEAYKIAKDMLQKVFAQIISYEENVAEGMPHHVGKV; this comes from the coding sequence ATGGAGCACTCTTCGAGTGAAGATGACGAGTTGGTCGAGGATTATCTGGATTTTGAAGATGATATCAAGGCATCAGATGTTAATCATCAACATGAAGAAGCTGCAACATCCGTTGCCAGCAGTAACATGGCGTTAGTCGAGCAGGCCATTGAAAATGAGCTTCTTGCTGCTGATGATGGTGATGCGAAGAATCAGGTGCCATGTCTTGGAATGGAATTCGAGTCTGATACAGTGGCAAGGGCATTCTACAATGCCTATGCATTGCGACTTGGCTTTGGCATTCGAGTGGCACGGTCACGCAGTGAGAGGCGGAAGGGGGTTGAAGTGATGGTCATGAAGAGGTTTGTCTGCTTAAAAGAGGGCCACCACAAAAAGAAGGTTACTGAAAATGGCACCAAGAAGAAGCGCAAGCGTCTTTCCATCAGGGATGGTTGCCCTGCCATGATGGAGGTTGTTCGGAGGGGGCCTGAGAAATGGGTTGTCACTAAGTTGGTCTTGGAGCACACACATATGGTGGTCAGCCCAGAGAGGGTGCGTGAGATCCAGCTCAGTCGCCTCTCTGGAAAAGATAGGGAGCATCAGGACTTCCTGAAAGAGATGCGGCGAAGGCTATTTGGAGAAGGAGATGCTCAAGTCCTTCTTGAGTATTTCAAGAGGATGCAGGCAGAGAATGCTGGCTTCTTTTATGCAATGCAGGTTGATAACAGGAATTGTTTGACAAATGTGTTATGGGCAGATGCTAAAGCCAGATTGTCTTATAATTATTTTGGAGATGCAGTTACTTTTGACACGACATATAGGCAGAATAAAAACATGATACCATTTGCTGCATTTACCGGTCTAAATCATCATGGACAGACAGTTGTTTTTGGATGTGCCTTGATGATAGATAAGACAGAATCCTCATTTGCTTGGTTGTTTGAGACATGGCTGACAGCAATGTTTGGACGCCACCCACTGTCTATTACTACTGATCAAGGCAAGGCTCTGGCATCAGCAGTTGCAAAGGTCTTTCCTGACACGTGTCACCGTTTATGTAGATGGCGTGTCCTATCTAGATGCAAGAAGAAGTTGTCTGATGTGTACCGTAGGCACCCCACCCTTCATGATGAATTAAAGACATGCATCAATGATTCTACCACGGTTGAAACCTTTGAAGTTTATTGGaggaaaattcttgataaatataaTCTTAGGGAGAACTCATGGTTGCAAATTCTATATAATATCCGCCACAGATGGGTACCAGCATACCTAAGAGACTCCTTTTTTGCAGAATTGTCTACGACTTCGAGAGTAGAAAGTATGAACAGGTTTTACAGAAGAAACTTTGTCAGAGAGAGCTCCTTGCAAATGTTTATTGCAAAATTTGATCAAGAAATGGACAACGGTTATGAAAAAGAAGCCCAAGAAGACTGTGCTAGTCTCAGTACCCAACCAATTCTGAAAACTGACTCACCTATGGAGAAACAAGCTGCCAGTATTTACACTAGGACGGTATTTGAGAAGTTCCAAGCAGAACTCGTCGAAGCACTGAACCACTATGCGGTGAAAATTCAAGATGGATCTATGATCAAGTACTCTGTTGGACGGGATGGGGATGCTCATAATCAATATATTGTTTTCTTCGATGAGCCCGAGAAGAAAGCATATTGTAGTTGCTGCAAGTATGAGGTTTCAGGAATACTTTGCAGACATGTGCTTGGTCTCTTCTTGGCATGTGGAACCATTCTTCTTCCAGAACATTGCATTTTAAAAAGATGGACTAAGAAGGCAAAGAGTGACTCGGTAGGACATGAAATTGAGCTTGAAGTGCAAAATTATTCACAGGATTCACCAATCTTGTGGTACAATGATCTCTTGCATTATACCATGAAGTTTGCAGAGAGAGGAGCAACATCTTCAGAGGCATACAAGATTGCAAAGGATATGCTGCAAAAAGTCTTTGCTCAAATCATTAGTTATGAGGAAAATGTGGCTGAAGGGATGCCTCATCACGTGGGAAAGGTCTGA